The Reyranella humidisoli DNA segment CCTATCAGGCAGTGGTGCGCCTCGCAGTGGCGGCGAACGTCAATCTGCCGGCCGACACACACGCCAAGATCGTGAGCGAGTCGCTGCTGGGAGGCATGGTCGTCGTGCTGGAGCCGGGCAACGACAAGCAGATGCTGAAGAGTGGCGGGGAGATCGAGCATACCCAGGATTCGATACCGCTCACGGAACTGATCGCCAAATTCATGTTCGGCAGCACGGGAAGTAAGTGATGGGCACCCAGTCCCCGAAGGAGCCGCCGGTCTGGCGACAGCCGGACGGCAAGCCTGTGTCGTGCCTCGAAAAGATCAAAGTCCTGAACCAGAACATCCAGGAGATCGAAACCCTCTGCGCCGATGCGCTGGAGGACGGAGTCCTGATGGGATGCGATGCGACTCAGATCAAGCAGGCGCTTCACGAATTGATCGACGGGTTGACGACACCCCACGCGAAGGGGTGAGCATGCGAGCGCTGCTCGTTGTCGCCGTTCTGGCGACCTGTATCGGTGCGGCGTCGGCGCAAACGCCCCAGCAGCAGCAACAGCCACCGCGTCCCGGCAACGCCAACCTGCGACCCGTGCCAGACGGCCCCGGTATCCGGTCGGCGGAGTTGCAGGGCCTCGACAAGGTGACGGCTAGAACCCAGCGCTTCTATGTGCCGGTCGGCAAGTCGACGCGCTTCGGCACGCTCGAGATCACCGTGGGCGATTGTCTGGTGAACGTGCCGGAAGCTCCGCCGGAATCGGTGGCCTATCTCACCATCGTCGATCACAAGCCGGGGCAAGCGGAGGAAAGGCTTTTCTCCGGCTGGATGTTCGCTTCGACGCCGTCCCTGTCGGCGCTCGACCACGGCGTTTACGATGTGCGCGTGCTCTCCTGCACGATGGCGCAGGGATCTTCGCCGCCCAGCTCCCGCTGAAACGTTGCCGGCCGGTCGATCGCGTCGGCCAGCAGCGTCTTGAAGGAATCGCGCGGGATCTCGACCGCCCCGAAGCTGCGCAGGTGCTCGGTCATGAACTGGCAGTCGAGCAGCTTGAACCCACCGCGGATCAGTCGCGCCACCAGATGGACGAGAGCCACCTTCGAGGCGTCGCGCTCGCGGCTGAACATGCTTTCGCCGAAGAAGGCGGCGCCCACGGAGACGCCGTACAGGCCGCCGACCAGCCTTCCGTCGACGCGGCATTCCAGACTGTGGGCGTGGCCGCGCGCATGAAGTTCCGAGTAGAGCGCGACGATGGGCTCGTTGATCCAGCTCTCGGGATGGCCGGGCCGCGGCTCGGCGCAGGCGCGCACCGTCTCCGCGAAGGCCGTGTCGGCTGAAACCTCGAATTGGCCGCTGCGCACGGTGCGCGCGAGCCGATGCGACAAATGAAACCCGTCGAGCGGCAGTACCGCACGCATCCGCGGATCGAGCCAGTAGAGCTTTGGATCGTCGCGGCTTTCCCCCATGGGAAAGACGCCGATACGGTACGCCTGGAGCAGGAGGTCGGGCGTGATCTCCAGCATCGGGGCGTTACTTCTTCAGGCCGACCAGCTTCTCCAGCCAGTGGATGTCGTAGTCGCCGTCGATGAAGGCCTGCTCGCCGATGATGCGGCGGTGCAGCGGAATCGTCGTGTCGATGCCGCCGACCACGAACTCCTCGAGCGAGCGGCGCAGGCGCATCAGGCATTCGTTGCGACTGCTGCCGTTCACAATCAGCTTGGCGACCATCGAATCATAGTAGGGCGGGATCGAGTAGCCGGCATAGAGGCCGGAATCGACGCGCACGCCCAGGCCGCCCGGCGCGTGATAGTCGGTGACGAGACCCGGGCAGGGTACGAATGTCTCGGGATTCTCGGCGTTGATTCGGCACTCGATGGCGTGGCCCTGGATCACGATGTCGTCCTGCGTGAGACCCAGGGGAGCACCCGAGGCGATGCGGATCTGCTCGCGCACCAGGTCGATGCCCGTCACCGCCTCGGTGATCGGATGCTCGACCTGCAGGCGGGTGTTCATTTCGATGAAGTAGAACTCGCCGTCCTGGAACAGGAACTCCATTGTGCCGGCGCCACGATACTTGAGTCTGCGAACGGCGTCGGCGGCCAGTTCGCCGATCCGGTTACGCTGCTCGGCGTTCAGAGCGGGCGAGGGCGCTTCTTCCAGCACCTTCTGATGGCGCCGCTGCAGCGAGCAGTCGCGTTCGCCGAGGTGGATGCCGGCGCCGAGCCCGTCGCCCAGCACCTGGATCTCGATGTGGCGCGGCCGGCCGAGATACTTCTCGACATAGACCGAGTCGTTGTTGAAGGCGGCCTTGGCTTCGGTGCGCGCCAGCGAGAAGGCTTCGGAGGCTGCCTCGGCATTCTGCACGACCTTCATGCCGCGACCGCCGCCGCCGGCGACGGCCTTGATCAGGACCGGCCAGCCGATCTTTTCGCCGAGTTCGATGATGTCCTCTACCGACTCGACCGGACCCGGCGATCCCGGCACCAGCGGCAGCCCGAGTTCCAGCGCCGTCTGCTTGGCCACGATCTTGTCGCCCATCATCGAGATATGCTGCGGCGTCGGACCGATGAAGGTGAAACCGTGTGCCTCGACAGCTTCGGCGAAGCGCGCATTCTCCGACAGGAAGCCGTAGCCGGGATGGATGGCGTCGGCGCCGGCGATCGTCGCGGCGGAGAGGATGGCGGGAATGTTGAGGTAGCTCTCGCGGGCCGGCGGCGGGCCGATGCACACCGATTCGTCGGCCAGCCGGACATGCATCGCGTCGCTGTCGGCGGTCGAATGGACGGCGACGGTCTGGATGCCCATCTCGCGGCAGGCGCGGTGGATACGGAGCGCGATCTCGCCGCGGTTGGCGATGAGGACCTTGTCGAACATCGGCACCGAGGCCCTTACTCGACGATCATAAGCGGTTCGCCGAACTCCACCGGCCGGGCGTTCTCGATCAGGACCTGCATGACCGTGCCGGCCTTGGGCGCCTTGATCGGGTTGAACGTCTTCATGGCCTCGATGATCAGCAGGGTCTGGCCGGCCGTGACCTTGTCGCCCACGGACACGAAGTTTGGCTTGCCCGGTTCGGGCGCCAGATAGGCGGTGCCAACCATCGGCGACTTCACCGCGCCCGGATGCTTCGAGAGATCGCCCGCCGCGGTGGGGGCCGCGCCGGCAGCGACGACGGGAGCGGCCGCCGCAGCGGGGGCCCCGGCCATCATTACAGGCGCCGGCTGTACGACGGATGCTGTCGGACGGGCGACGCGGATGCGACGGTCGCCGTCGGCCAGCTCGATCTCGCCGAGTTTGGTTTCCTCGAGGATCGCCGCCAGCTTGCGCACGAACTCGGTATCCAGCTCGAACTTTGACATGGAGAAAAGCTCCCGATGTTGATCAGCGTGCCAGCAGACGCGCCAGCGCCTGAAGGGCAAGGAGATAGCCTTGAGTGCCGAGACCCGCGATCACGCCGACCGCAGCCGGGCTGATGTACGAATGATGGCGGAAGCTCTCACGCTTGTAGATGTTGGAAAGGTGGACCTCGATGGCCGGCAACTCGGCCGCGTTCAGCGCGTCGAGCAGGGCCACCGACGTATGGGTGTAGGCACCGGCATTTATGACGATGCCGGAATTGGCCTCGCGCGCCGCCTGGATACGGTCGACGAGCACGCCTTCGTGGTTGCTCTGGGCAAACTCTACCGCGAGGCCGAGGCGCTCGGCCTCGACGCGGCACATGGATTCGACGTCCGCCAGGGTTTCGCGGCCGTAGATCTCGGGCTGACGCTTGCCCAGCATGTTGAGGTTTGGCCCGTTGAGCACCAGCACCGGCTTGGCGGCCGATGGGCGCCGGGCGGCCTTTGCGGCCAATCCTGCCTCCCAGATTCACCAGAGGCGGGCGTTATAGCATGGGGCGTCGGGCCGACAAGGCAGGCTCAGGGGCCGCTTCTCAACAGTTTGGCGTGGGCGAACAGCCTGTCACACAAGCTGTTGAGAGCCTGACGCTCTTCCGCAGACAGGGCCTGGTAGAGGTCGGCCTCGTATTTCAGGGCCAACGGGACAATCTGCGCATGAACCGTGCGGCCTTTTTCAGTCAGGCGCAGCGAGGCCCGGCGACGATCGTCCAGATCGGTGGCGCGCTCGACCAGGCCGCGCTTCATCAGGCTGGCGACCGCCCGGCTGACGGCCACCTTGTCCATGACAATGCGCTGGCCCACATCGGAGGCGGTGAGGGGCGCGAAGCGTCCCAGCGCAGCCATCACACGCCACTGGGTGACGCTCAACTCGAAGGGGCCGGCGTAAAGGTCGTGAAGCGATTCGCTGACAAGCTGGGCGAGGACGGACAGCCGGTACGGGAGGAATTTCTCCAGTTCGAGGGCTTGCGCTTCGGTCGGCATAATAGTTACATTTGAAACTAATTCAGCCGGGAGGTCAAACATGGCGAGCGTTACCGACCGCAACGTGGTGGAGATCGACGAGATCAACCCGATGGGCACCGACGGGTTCGAGTTCGTCGAATACACCGCTCCCGATCCCGCGGCGCTGGGTGCCCTGTTCGAGAGCATGGGCTTCACGAAGGTGGCGAAGCATCGCTCCAAGGACGTCTCGCTCTACCGCCAGGGCGACGTGAACTTCATCGTCAACGCCGAGAAGGAGAGTTTCGCGCAGGGCTTCGCGCGCGTGCACGGCCCCAGCGTCTGCGCCATCGCGCTGCGCGTGAAGAATGCGGGCGCCGCCTACAAGCGCGCGCTGTCGCTGGGCGCGTGGGGCGTCGAGGGCAAGGTCGGCCCGATGGAACTCAACATCCCGGCGATCAAGGGTATCGGCGATTCCCTGCTCTATCTCGTGGACCGATACGGCGAACGCGGCTCGATCTACGATGTCGACTTCGACTGGCTGCCCGGCGCCGAGCGAAACCCCAAGGGCGTGGGGCTGACCTATATCGACCACCTGACGCACAACGTGCATCGCGGCCGCATGGCCGAGTGGGCCGATTTCTACGAGCGGCTCTTCAATTTCCGCGAGATCCGTTACTTCGACATCGAGGGCAAGCTCACCGGCCTCAAGTCCAAGGCGATGACCAGCCCATGCGGCAAGATCCGCATCCCGATCAACGAGAGTTCCGACGACAAGTCGCAGATCCAAGAATATCTCTCCGCCTATCACGGCGAGGGCATCCAGCACATCGCGCTGGGCACCGGCGATATTTATGAGACGGTCGAAACGCTGAAGACCAAGGGCGTACCGTTCCAGGATGTGCCCGACACCTACTATGAGCAGGTCGATGCAAGGCTGCCGGGCCATGGAGAAGACCTCCAGCGGATGGCCGCCGACCGCATCCTGATCGACGGGGCTCCGACCCAGGGCGGCGGGCTGCTGCTGCAGATCTTCACCCAGACGGTGATCGGTCCGATCTTCTTCGAGATCATCCAGCGCCGCGGCAACGAAGGCTTCGGCGAGGGAAATTTCCGCGCGCTGTTCGAATCGATCGAACTCGACCAGATCCGCCGCGGCGTGTTGAAGGTATAATCACATGCCTCCCCCGTCATCGGGGGAGGTGCCCCGCTCAGAGCGGGGCGGAGGGGTCATCGGCGCCCGGTTTGACGCTCCTGACTCCTCCGTCGGCGTATGACGCCGACACCTCCCCATTTGAATGGGGAGGCATTCAGAAAGGGAGGGAACCATGGCCAAAAACTGGATTCCGCTGCGCCAGGTCGAGGGCACCGCCTCGCGCCAGGCGCATGTGCGGCTGCCGGAAGGAACTTACGAGCGCGAGATCAGCAAGGAAGGCTTTTTTGGGCCTTCCGCCCAGTTCCACCACAGGCACAAGCCGACCGACTGGGTCGAATTCGACGGCCCCATCCGTCCGCGAGCCCTGGATCTCAACAAGCTGGCGACGGCGCACGCCAATCCGTGGGACGCCGAACTGGTCATGGGCAACAGTCACCTGCAGATGCGCTACTGGCGTCTGGAGAAAGCGATGCCAGGACTCGCGCGCAACAGCGACGGCGATCAGCTCCTCTTCATCCACGAGGGCAACGGTGCGCTGTTCTGCGACTATGGCCATCTCGACTATGCCGAAGGCGACTATCTCGTGATCCCGCGCGGCACGATGTGGAGACTGGAGCCGGCAAAGCCCACCACGTCGCTGATGATCGAAGCGACCAACGATCACTTCACCCTGCCGGAGAAGGGTATGGTCGGCCGCCACGCGATCTTCGATCCGGCGATGCTCGACACACCGCGGATCGATGACGCCTTCCGCGCCCAGCAGGACGAGCGCACCTGGAAGGTATCGGTGAAGCGGCGCAATGCACTCTCCACCGTGACGTACCCGTTCAATCCGCTCGACGCGATCGGATGGCACGGCGACCTGAGTGTCGTGCGCATCAACTGGCGTGACCTGCGGCCGCTGATGAGCCATCGCTTCCACTTGCCGCCGTCGGCTCATACGACCTGGGCCACCGGCCGCTTCGTCGTCTGCACCTTCGTGCCGCGCCCGCTCGAAAGCGATCCGGAAGCGTTGCGCCTGCCGTTCTTCCACAACAACGACGATTTCGAGGAAGTGATATTCTATCACAAGGGTAGCTTCTTCAGCCGCGACAACATCCATCCCGGCATGATGACGGTGCACCCCACCGGCTTTACCCATGGCCCGCATCCCAAGGCTTTCAATGCGGCAACGAAGGGCGGCAAGACCGAGACCGACGAGGTCGCGGTGATGATCGACACGCGCGATGCGATCGATGTCGCGGCGATGCCGGCGGGTGTGGAATTCGAGGGTTACGTGAAGTCCTGGCGGCCGCAGGACATGAAGCAGGCAGCGGAGTAGGGAAGCGCACAATGAAACTTGGATCGCTCAAGGAAGGCGGCCGCGACGGCACGCTGATCGTCGTAAACCGCGACCTGACGCGTGGCGTCCGCGCCACGACCGTGGCGCCGACCCTGCAGAAGGCGCTTGACGACTGGGCCACCAACTCTCCGAAGCTGCGGGTGCTGGCCGAGCAACTCGAGGACGACAAGGCGGTCGGCTCGTTCGAACTGGATACGGCCGCGCTGGCTGCGCCGCTGCCGCGCGCCTACCAGTGGGCTGATGGCTCGGCCTACGTCGTGCACGTGGAGCTGGTACGCAAGGCGCGCGGCGTGGAGATGCCGCCGTCCTTCTGGACCGACCCGCTGATGTACCAGGGTGGCTCCGATTCCTTCATAGGGCCCAACGACGAGATCGAGATGGCCGACGAGGCCTGGGGCATCGATTTCGAGGGCGAGATCGGCGTGATGGTCGACGACGTGCCGATGGGCATCTCGCCGGAGGCCGCCCGCAAGCACATCAAGCTGGTGACGATCCTGAACGACATCTCGTTGCGCAATGTGATCGTCGGCGAACTCGCCAAGGGCTTCGGCTTCTTCCATGGCAAGCCCGCCACGGCCTTCGCCCCTGTCGCGGTCACGCCGGACGAGCTGGGCGACGACTGGAACGGGGCCCGGCTCGACCGGCCGCTGATCTCCACCCTGAACGGCAAGGAGTTCGGCCATCCCAATGCGGCCACCGACCTGACATTCGATTTCGGCCAGCTCATTGCGCATGCGGCGCGCACACGGCACCTCGAAGCGGGGACGATCGTCGGCTCGGGGACGGTCGCGAACCGCGATTCGGCCGTCGGCTGCTCCTGCATCGCCGAGCGCCGCGTGCGGGAGACGATCGAGGGCGGCAAGCCTGTGACGCCGTTCATGAGCTTCGGCGACCACATCCGTATCGAGATGTTCGACCGGGCCGGCAAGTCGATCTTCGGGGCCATCGACCAGAAGGTCGTGCGCTACACGCCGCCCGCCTGAGCCGTGCTAGAGTGACCGCGGAGGCGGTCATGAAGCTCATCGGCTATTTTCGGTCCTCGGCGGCGTTTCGCGTCCGCATTGCCCTGAACCTCAAGGGCATTGCGGTCGAGCATGCGTCGCGGCATCTGCGCAGGGGCGAGCAATCGTCTTCCGACTATGCCGCGATCAACCCGCAGAAGCTGGTGCCGGCCCTGGTGCTCGACGACGGGCAGGTGCTGACCCAGTCGATGGCCATCATGGAGTATCTCGAGGAGATGCATCCCGAGCCGCCGCTGCTGCCGAAGGATTCGGTCGGTCGCGCGCGGGTGCGGTCGCTGTCGCTGATCGTAAGCGCCGACATCCATCCGATCCAGAACCTGCGCGTGATGGCCTACCTGCGCCAGAAGTTCGAGCAGACCGAGGAAAGCGCCTTCACCTGGTCACGCCACTGGATAGAGACCGGCTTCGACGCTTACGAGGCGACGTTGAAGCAGGGTGGAACCGGCACGTTCAGTCATGGCGACCAGCCGACGATGGCCGACATGTGCCTCGTGCCGCAGGTCTTCAACGCTGCCCGCTTCAAGGTCGACATGCAACGCTATCCCCTTATCCAGGGAATCCATGAAGCCTGCATGCGGCTTCCGGCGTTCGATGCGGCTCAGCCCTCCCGCCAGCCGGACGCCGAACCGTGAGGAAATCCTTCGTCGCCATCGGCGCCGTCCTCGTCCTGATCGGGGTCGGCGCGGCATCCCTTCCGTTCGTCGAGAGCTTCGCCGCGACCAGATTGAGGGCGGCCCTCGAACGGGGTGGCTTGACGGCGGAGACGGTCAAGGTGGGTCTGCTGGATCGCAGCATCAGGTTGCGCGGTATTTCCGGCGGTGCCCACAGCGAATTGAAGATCGATGAGTGGGAAGCCGGCGGCCTCGCCTGGCCGCTGGGCGAGCTTGTCCGGGGAAGGGTGCCGCTCGGTGGATTGAGCTGGGGAGATCCGCTCCAGGTGGCGCGGTTTCACATGCGCAATTTCCGCCTGGCCACGCCCGATACCGGCGACTCGTGGGCGATCGGCGAATTGACGGCGGTGAACTTCGACCTGCCTCGCTACGACGCCGTCTATGAAGGACCGTTCCGCAACGAGGTGATGCTTGCGCGCCTGCTCGGCGCCCTGTCGGTCGAACGGCTCGAACTGAGCGATGCGAGCCACGTGACTTTCGAGCAGACGAGCTATTCCGCGTCGCGCCTCTCCGTCGCCGGCTATCGCCGCGGGCTCGTCGCCTCCGTCGAGATGAAGGACTTCCAGGTAAAGCCGGCCAGTGCCCGCATGGCCGGCCTCACGATCGCCGACATTACCGCGCGCGACGTCGATGTGCGCCGGCCGATCGCCGTGGGGTCGTCGCTCGACTGGGAGCCGGGCACGCCGATCGGGCGGGTTCCCGTTGCCCAGGGCCGGATGACCGGTTTCGGCGGCGATCTCATGGCCCGCTACGGCATGTCCCTGGCAAGCGTCTCGACCGAGACGGTAGCCGAAGGATCGGAGACAAGCCGCTCGCGCCTGAGGATCGAGGACTTCACGCTCGCTCCGTCATTGCGCAGTGTCGAGGCGCTGGGCATGCGCATGGTCCTTCAGTCGATGAACCTCAAGGAAGTTCGATTGGGTTTCGACTGCAGCAGCGTCGAGGATCGCGCCCGCCATGTGGTGACGGTCGAGGATTGCAAGTTGAGCGGCCCCGAACTCGCGGACGTCTCGTTGGCCGCTCGGGTGGTGGATACCGACGACGAATTCTGGCGCGCGCTCGATGAGGCCGACTTCTTCGCGTTGCTGGGGACAAAGGCGGCGCTCAAGTCGGCCAGACTCGTCGTTGCCGACAAGAGCCTGCTGCAGCGGAGCCTGCAGGCGAAGTCGCGACTGAGCGGCCAGCCGGCGGCGGCGGAACGGGCAGCGCTGGCGGCCGAGATCCGGCGCTACCAGCCACCCGGTGTGCTGATCACGCAGGACATGTCGAAGCTGCTCGACTCGATTGCCCGCTTCGTGGAGCAGGGCGGTACCCTTACCGTCGAGGCCTCGCCGCAGCCGGCGCTCGGCCTCGAGAAGATCGACTACCTGCTGAGGCCGGGCGCCGATCTCGTGAATGCGCTCGGTCTCACCGCGACGGTATCGCGTTAGCGCTTGCGGGCGTCGGCGATCAGCGCTTTCAGGGACTCGGCGTCGACCGCACCGGGGACGAACTGCTTGCCGATGACGAACGCCGGTGTGCCGCGCACGCCGAGCGCGGCGGCAAGGGCCATGTTCCGGTCGATGATCTGCTTCAGCTTCGGATCGTCCATGTCCTTCTCAAGCTGGGCGACGTCGATGCCCACCGACGCAGCCGTGGCGAGAATCTTTTCGCGGTCGAGCTTGCCGTTGAACTCCATCAGCGCGCTGTGGAGCTCCTTGTGCTTGCCCTGCTTCATCGAAGCCAGCGCTGCCAGGGCGGCGACCCTCGAAGCCTCGCCGAGGATCGGCAGGTCCTTGTAGATGATCTTCACCTTGCCGTCGGCGCCCGTGACCGACTTCACGGCCTGGTAGGCACGCTTGCAGTAGGGGCACTGATAGTCGTTGAACTCCACGATCGTGACGTCGCCGGCCGGGTTGCCTCCGATCGGGCTTTCGGGATCGCGGAACAACTCGGCCTCGTTCTGGCCGATTGCCTTGATGGCCACGGAATCGCGCTGGTTGTCCTGCTTGCGCTCCAGTTCCTGCATCGCCTCGACGAGGACCTCCGGATTGGCCATCAGATAGGCCCGGATGCTCTTGCCGAGATCGGCCGGAACTGTCGGCATATCGGCCGCAGCAGAGGATTCCGGCGGAGCAGTGATCTTGGGGAGTGCGGTCCGCGTCGCGGCCGCCGCGCCAATGACGATCAGGCCGACGAGGGTCGCCAGAAGAAGGGAACGCATGCTGTTGTTCTCCAGGGCCGGCTACTTGCGCGGCCGGCTGTTGATGTAGGCCTTGAGGTCCTGTGCGCGTTGCCACGCCGGAGTGCCGGCGGTGAGCTGGCGCGCCGCGGCCTCGGCATGGGTCTGTGCCTCGCTCCGCTGCCCCCGGAGGGCCGCCATTTCCGCCCGGGCCAGCGACGTCATACCCGGATCGTTGAGTTTGGAATAGCCCGATGCCATGAGGCGCCAGAGCTCGAAGTTTCCCGACTCCTGCTGCATCGCGAGATCGAGATTGCGCATGGCATCGCGGTCGTTGCCGGGGCTGTTGACGTCGAGCAGGGCGCGCGCGAGGTCGATCTTCAGGATCGCTGCGGAAGGGGCAAGCTGGACGGCGCGGCGATAGGAGGCCAGGGACTCGGCGGCGCGGCCATTCTCGTAGAGCATCTGGGCCCGCACTTCGTGGAAGTACGGATCGTTGGGATTTTCCTTGAGAAGGCCGTCGATCGTCAGCAGGGCCGATCCCAGGGCGCCCTTTCGATAGAGGGCGATGGCCCGTGCATAGCGGGCGGGCAGCGATCGGTCAGCCTCGGAATATCGTTGCAGCGCGGCGTCCGGCGCGACGAACCCGTAGAGCTTGGCGACCATGCGCTGGTGGAGCATGAGGAACTGCGGCGTGTCGGGCGTATTGGCGTAGGGCGAGTTGGCCGCGGCCTGCTCGAACGCGGAAATCCGCTCCGGCGTCAGGGGATGGGTCGTGAGGTACGGATCGCGCCGGTTGATCGCCAGCTTCTCTTCCCGCTGCAAGTAGCGCAGGAACTCGATCGTGCCCTTGGGCGACTGACCGGTGCGTTGAAGGTAGGTGATCGCCGCCTGATCGGCCGCGCTCTCCTGGGTCTGGGTGTACTTCAGGAAAGACATGAGCGAACCCGGCGCCATCGGTCGTGCGGTGCCGCCGCTATGGCCTCCGCCGCC contains these protein-coding regions:
- a CDS encoding DsbA family protein translates to MRSLLLATLVGLIVIGAAAATRTALPKITAPPESSAAADMPTVPADLGKSIRAYLMANPEVLVEAMQELERKQDNQRDSVAIKAIGQNEAELFRDPESPIGGNPAGDVTIVEFNDYQCPYCKRAYQAVKSVTGADGKVKIIYKDLPILGEASRVAALAALASMKQGKHKELHSALMEFNGKLDREKILATAASVGIDVAQLEKDMDDPKLKQIIDRNMALAAALGVRGTPAFVIGKQFVPGAVDAESLKALIADARKR
- the mlaD gene encoding outer membrane lipid asymmetry maintenance protein MlaD, which codes for MGRNIVETIVGALVLVVAGLFVFYAFSKSDRTGPDGYELVARFGRIDGLKRGADVTLSGVKVGSVTGFSLDPKTYQAVVRLAVAANVNLPADTHAKIVSESLLGGMVVVLEPGNDKQMLKSGGEIEHTQDSIPLTELIAKFMFGSTGSK
- a CDS encoding homogentisate 1,2-dioxygenase codes for the protein MAKNWIPLRQVEGTASRQAHVRLPEGTYEREISKEGFFGPSAQFHHRHKPTDWVEFDGPIRPRALDLNKLATAHANPWDAELVMGNSHLQMRYWRLEKAMPGLARNSDGDQLLFIHEGNGALFCDYGHLDYAEGDYLVIPRGTMWRLEPAKPTTSLMIEATNDHFTLPEKGMVGRHAIFDPAMLDTPRIDDAFRAQQDERTWKVSVKRRNALSTVTYPFNPLDAIGWHGDLSVVRINWRDLRPLMSHRFHLPPSAHTTWATGRFVVCTFVPRPLESDPEALRLPFFHNNDDFEEVIFYHKGSFFSRDNIHPGMMTVHPTGFTHGPHPKAFNAATKGGKTETDEVAVMIDTRDAIDVAAMPAGVEFEGYVKSWRPQDMKQAAE
- a CDS encoding fumarylacetoacetate hydrolase family protein; translated protein: MKLGSLKEGGRDGTLIVVNRDLTRGVRATTVAPTLQKALDDWATNSPKLRVLAEQLEDDKAVGSFELDTAALAAPLPRAYQWADGSAYVVHVELVRKARGVEMPPSFWTDPLMYQGGSDSFIGPNDEIEMADEAWGIDFEGEIGVMVDDVPMGISPEAARKHIKLVTILNDISLRNVIVGELAKGFGFFHGKPATAFAPVAVTPDELGDDWNGARLDRPLISTLNGKEFGHPNAATDLTFDFGQLIAHAARTRHLEAGTIVGSGTVANRDSAVGCSCIAERRVRETIEGGKPVTPFMSFGDHIRIEMFDRAGKSIFGAIDQKVVRYTPPA
- the maiA gene encoding maleylacetoacetate isomerase, whose translation is MKLIGYFRSSAAFRVRIALNLKGIAVEHASRHLRRGEQSSSDYAAINPQKLVPALVLDDGQVLTQSMAIMEYLEEMHPEPPLLPKDSVGRARVRSLSLIVSADIHPIQNLRVMAYLRQKFEQTEESAFTWSRHWIETGFDAYEATLKQGGTGTFSHGDQPTMADMCLVPQVFNAARFKVDMQRYPLIQGIHEACMRLPAFDAAQPSRQPDAEP
- a CDS encoding DUF2155 domain-containing protein; translation: MRALLVVAVLATCIGAASAQTPQQQQQPPRPGNANLRPVPDGPGIRSAELQGLDKVTARTQRFYVPVGKSTRFGTLEITVGDCLVNVPEAPPESVAYLTIVDHKPGQAEERLFSGWMFASTPSLSALDHGVYDVRVLSCTMAQGSSPPSSR
- the aat gene encoding leucyl/phenylalanyl-tRNA--protein transferase, whose amino-acid sequence is MLEITPDLLLQAYRIGVFPMGESRDDPKLYWLDPRMRAVLPLDGFHLSHRLARTVRSGQFEVSADTAFAETVRACAEPRPGHPESWINEPIVALYSELHARGHAHSLECRVDGRLVGGLYGVSVGAAFFGESMFSRERDASKVALVHLVARLIRGGFKLLDCQFMTEHLRSFGAVEIPRDSFKTLLADAIDRPATFQRELGGEDPCAIVQESTRTS
- the hppD gene encoding 4-hydroxyphenylpyruvate dioxygenase, translating into MASVTDRNVVEIDEINPMGTDGFEFVEYTAPDPAALGALFESMGFTKVAKHRSKDVSLYRQGDVNFIVNAEKESFAQGFARVHGPSVCAIALRVKNAGAAYKRALSLGAWGVEGKVGPMELNIPAIKGIGDSLLYLVDRYGERGSIYDVDFDWLPGAERNPKGVGLTYIDHLTHNVHRGRMAEWADFYERLFNFREIRYFDIEGKLTGLKSKAMTSPCGKIRIPINESSDDKSQIQEYLSAYHGEGIQHIALGTGDIYETVETLKTKGVPFQDVPDTYYEQVDARLPGHGEDLQRMAADRILIDGAPTQGGGLLLQIFTQTVIGPIFFEIIQRRGNEGFGEGNFRALFESIELDQIRRGVLKV
- the accB gene encoding acetyl-CoA carboxylase biotin carboxyl carrier protein, whose translation is MSKFELDTEFVRKLAAILEETKLGEIELADGDRRIRVARPTASVVQPAPVMMAGAPAAAAAPVVAAGAAPTAAGDLSKHPGAVKSPMVGTAYLAPEPGKPNFVSVGDKVTAGQTLLIIEAMKTFNPIKAPKAGTVMQVLIENARPVEFGEPLMIVE
- a CDS encoding MarR family winged helix-turn-helix transcriptional regulator; translated protein: MPTEAQALELEKFLPYRLSVLAQLVSESLHDLYAGPFELSVTQWRVMAALGRFAPLTASDVGQRIVMDKVAVSRAVASLMKRGLVERATDLDDRRRASLRLTEKGRTVHAQIVPLALKYEADLYQALSAEERQALNSLCDRLFAHAKLLRSGP
- the aroQ gene encoding type II 3-dehydroquinate dehydratase, giving the protein MAAKAARRPSAAKPVLVLNGPNLNMLGKRQPEIYGRETLADVESMCRVEAERLGLAVEFAQSNHEGVLVDRIQAAREANSGIVINAGAYTHTSVALLDALNAAELPAIEVHLSNIYKRESFRHHSYISPAAVGVIAGLGTQGYLLALQALARLLAR
- the accC gene encoding acetyl-CoA carboxylase biotin carboxylase subunit, with translation MFDKVLIANRGEIALRIHRACREMGIQTVAVHSTADSDAMHVRLADESVCIGPPPARESYLNIPAILSAATIAGADAIHPGYGFLSENARFAEAVEAHGFTFIGPTPQHISMMGDKIVAKQTALELGLPLVPGSPGPVESVEDIIELGEKIGWPVLIKAVAGGGGRGMKVVQNAEAASEAFSLARTEAKAAFNNDSVYVEKYLGRPRHIEIQVLGDGLGAGIHLGERDCSLQRRHQKVLEEAPSPALNAEQRNRIGELAADAVRRLKYRGAGTMEFLFQDGEFYFIEMNTRLQVEHPITEAVTGIDLVREQIRIASGAPLGLTQDDIVIQGHAIECRINAENPETFVPCPGLVTDYHAPGGLGVRVDSGLYAGYSIPPYYDSMVAKLIVNGSSRNECLMRLRRSLEEFVVGGIDTTIPLHRRIIGEQAFIDGDYDIHWLEKLVGLKK